A section of the Oryza sativa Japonica Group chromosome 1, ASM3414082v1 genome encodes:
- the LOC136356950 gene encoding uncharacterized protein, with protein MAAVETRISITDFSCKMVPEHKATSESTSTTTACSSVHIRCNATVKYASRRLRGNGKPVRDRQPDKPWTTEETRPASTTAPGSDEACGICREKFGMGGGAGASSDPVNLPCEHAFHANCVLAWFYKGNTCPVCSHDVCGQLVAAPWTKLAA; from the coding sequence ATGGCAGCGGTGGAGACGCGCATCAGCATCACCGACTTCAGTTGCAAGATGGTGCCGGAGCACAAGGCCACGAGCgagtcgacgtcgacgacgaccgccTGCTCGTCCGTGCACATCCGCTGCAATGCCACCGTCAAGTacgcctcccgccgcctccgcggcaACGGCAAGCCCGTCCGCGACCGGCAGCCCGACAAGCCATGGACGACGGAGGAGACCCGCCCCGCGTCCACGACGGCGCCCGGCTCCGACGAGGCGTGCGGCATCTGCCGGGAGAAGTTCGGCATGGGCGGTGGCGCTGGCGCGTCCTCCGATCCCGTGAACCTGCCATGCGAGCACGCCTTCCACGCGAACTGCGTGCTCGCGTGGTTCTACAAGGGGAACACGTGCCCGGTGTGCAGCCACGACGTGTGCGGCCAGCTGGTCGCCGCGCCATGGACAAAGCTCGCGGCGTAA
- the LOC4326596 gene encoding SNF1-related protein kinase regulatory subunit gamma-1: METGAAGQAGGGGPAAAAAAGEYWSEALKSFLDHIPVSSVNGAIQPSPSPALEIRLDGSVPDAIDSMYRSDVAGAVIVDDVRTSFGKFVDRDIGFVEFPSLVLWAIEEFDKLGSGAGDKNSDFLTSLKQHPQIAETKIAWLAKSFLWEPFFPVRSHDTLFHAMLLFSKHRRINVVPVVELMNSSVIGFVTQNAVMELLLSSSGLEWLDKIADKQLSEFRFANTTKPVSVYSDQTLADALHILSKEKIGVAVVDRKTSCLIGSIQCSDLYQLLDDSSLFRNRKTLSAEEFVKLKSKDEDISTENSSASGGQNVLSLRTGQRITAGLPVTNRKSDTLKQAMEKLTASRSSCSFIVDEHGRVEGVVTARDIISVFSPPCMDSRIDGGTFFSAALAQTGCRVEHGQMIQNS; encoded by the exons ATGGAGACTGGAGCGGCGGGacaggccggcggcggaggaccggcggcggcggcggcggcgggggagtaCTGGAGCGAGGCGCTCAAGTCGTTCCTGGACCATATCCCCGTCTCGTCCGTCAACGGCGCGATCCAGCCCTCTCCCTCCCCAG CGCTGGAGATCAGGCTCGATGGCTCCGTGCCGGACGCCATCGACTCCATGTACCGCAGCGATGTCGCCGGCGCGGTGATCGTCGACGATGTGCGGACTAGTTTCGGCAAGTTCGTCGATCGCGACATAGGATTCGTCGAGTTCCCAAGCCTCGTCTTGTGGGCGATTGAG GAATTTGACAAACTGGGAAGTGGAGCAGGTGACAAAAACTCCGACTTCCTGACAAGTCTAAAACAGCATCCTCAGATTGCAGAAACAAAG ATTGCCTGGTTAGCAAAGTCGTTCCTATGGGAGCCATTCTTCCCCGTTCGATCCCATGATACACTCTTCCATGCAATGCTTCTCTTCTCAAAGCACCGCAGGATCAATGTGGTACCTGTTGTTGAGTTGATGAACTCCAGTGTTATTGGATTTGTAACGCAG AATGCAGTAATGGAATTGCTTCTCAGTTCAAGTGGTCTTGAGTGGCTCGATAAAATTGCAGACAAACAACTTTCTGAATTTAG GTTCGCAAATACGACCAAGCCTGTTTCAGTCTACTCGGATCAGACTCTCGCTGATGCATTGCATATTCTTTCAAAGGAGAAAATAGGAGTTGCAGTTGTTGACAGGAAAACCAGTTGTCTGATTGGATCAATACAGTGCAGCGATCTTTATCAGCTTCTGGACGATAGCTCCCTATTTAGGAACAGGAA GACATTAAGTGCGGAAGAATTCGTCAAACTGAAGAGCAAGGATGAGGACATCAGCACAGAAAATTCATCAGCTTCTGGTGGCCAAAATGTCCTCAGCCTCAGAACAGGGCAGAGGATAACAGCAGGCCTGCCTGTTACCAACCGCAAGTCTGACACCCTGAAGCAAGCAATGGAGAAGCTGACAGCGTCAAGAAGCAGCTGCAGCTTCATCGTCGACGAGCACGGGCGAGTCGAAGGAGTAGTCACGGCAAGGGACATCATCTCCGTCTTCTCCCCGCCATGCATGGACTCGAGGATCGACGGAGGCACCTTCTTCTCGGCTGCGCTTGCGCAGACCGGCTGCCGCGTTGAGCATGGGCAGATGATTCAGAACTCATAG